From the genome of Paraburkholderia flava, one region includes:
- a CDS encoding CocE/NonD family hydrolase — translation MKHREWLPPYLTRKSLASIFAALLTLTACGGGHDQPGAANNASSSSAVTATPQTVTTTPDPAPFKPPVPTPGVGAQFASSPTGIAYPALSTLYPGHNGPTVDDGMVLPWLSMRAPKKFSATVQTSFDTDHDGKKDRIALRIVQPAEVDEGLKTPVIVRPSVYYADPDYATKEREPFLGEEEYVRMGFTVIYADSLGTNLSDGCWSVMDSTESEAMAAVVRWLTGDKSAPGFDDKGNPLSASWSTDHVAMEGISYGGTLPSMVAATGVPGLEAIVPVEGISNGYDYFRYNGVTSDVIGTIGLTDYLSAESSTRTAKACAPFYKELSTQSDDTTLAYNDFWKARNTVSHADRIKAATLVTQGQDDNNVKTKNGVQLYHALYNLKKPVQLWLHSRNHDDPVWQKEWAKEVLLWYSRYLFGVNNGVETQPSYARETPAGDKPTGGSDTSNNPDNSNDTLTGHCKDGHNPRDCIPTGELIVKEQAWPATQAVPYYLRGDGTKGGLFTPGTTDGVDGKAISFDSTHPISYESAPLANATRYAGTIMITMNGKFSPAVTNIKATLSVDGTPVTYGWANPRFYKGLDQIATITPGSTYSFSLEMMPRDFTVLPGSKIELKLEGFQGTAQVTLDLDRTAVSMPVVPVAKVIEVMKLN, via the coding sequence ATGAAGCATCGAGAATGGCTACCGCCGTATCTGACTCGAAAGAGCCTCGCATCGATCTTCGCCGCACTGTTGACGCTCACCGCGTGCGGCGGTGGACACGATCAGCCCGGTGCGGCGAACAATGCATCGAGTAGCAGCGCTGTCACAGCGACACCTCAAACGGTGACGACGACACCCGACCCCGCACCGTTCAAACCGCCTGTGCCGACGCCCGGAGTCGGCGCGCAGTTTGCGAGCTCACCGACGGGCATCGCTTACCCTGCGCTCAGCACGCTGTACCCGGGGCACAACGGCCCTACGGTGGACGACGGCATGGTGCTCCCATGGCTCTCGATGCGCGCGCCGAAGAAATTCAGCGCGACGGTGCAGACGTCGTTCGATACCGACCACGACGGCAAGAAAGATCGCATCGCGCTGCGCATCGTGCAGCCCGCTGAAGTCGACGAGGGGTTGAAGACGCCGGTCATCGTCAGGCCTTCTGTCTATTACGCGGACCCTGACTACGCGACGAAAGAGCGGGAGCCGTTTCTCGGCGAGGAGGAATATGTGCGGATGGGCTTTACCGTCATCTATGCGGATTCGCTCGGTACGAATCTGTCGGATGGCTGCTGGTCGGTAATGGACTCGACCGAGAGTGAGGCAATGGCTGCGGTCGTTCGCTGGCTGACCGGCGACAAGTCGGCACCGGGGTTCGACGATAAAGGTAATCCGTTAAGCGCGAGCTGGTCCACCGACCACGTCGCAATGGAAGGGATCTCATACGGCGGCACGCTGCCTTCGATGGTTGCCGCCACCGGCGTGCCCGGTCTGGAAGCGATTGTTCCCGTCGAGGGGATCAGCAACGGCTACGACTATTTCCGCTACAACGGCGTGACCTCCGATGTGATCGGAACGATTGGTCTGACCGACTATCTTTCCGCGGAAAGCTCGACGCGCACTGCTAAAGCATGTGCACCATTCTATAAAGAACTGTCCACACAATCCGACGACACGACGCTCGCCTACAACGATTTCTGGAAGGCACGCAATACGGTATCGCATGCCGATCGGATCAAGGCCGCTACGCTGGTCACGCAAGGGCAGGACGACAACAACGTCAAGACGAAGAACGGCGTGCAGCTCTATCACGCTTTGTACAATCTGAAGAAGCCTGTGCAGCTATGGCTGCATAGCCGTAACCACGACGATCCGGTCTGGCAGAAGGAATGGGCGAAAGAGGTGCTGCTCTGGTATTCGCGCTATCTGTTCGGCGTGAATAACGGTGTGGAGACGCAGCCCAGCTACGCGCGCGAAACGCCCGCAGGCGACAAACCGACCGGCGGCAGCGATACGAGCAACAATCCGGACAACAGCAACGATACGCTCACCGGCCATTGCAAAGACGGTCATAACCCGAGGGACTGCATTCCGACGGGCGAGCTCATCGTGAAGGAGCAGGCATGGCCCGCAACACAGGCTGTTCCGTACTATCTTCGCGGCGACGGCACGAAGGGAGGGTTGTTCACGCCGGGCACGACGGATGGAGTCGATGGTAAGGCGATCAGCTTTGACAGCACGCATCCCATTTCGTATGAGAGTGCGCCGCTTGCCAATGCAACACGCTATGCCGGCACGATCATGATTACGATGAACGGGAAGTTCTCGCCGGCGGTGACCAATATCAAGGCAACGCTATCGGTCGACGGTACGCCTGTCACGTACGGTTGGGCGAATCCGCGCTTCTACAAAGGCCTCGATCAGATCGCAACGATTACGCCGGGCTCGACCTACAGCTTCTCTCTGGAAATGATGCCGCGCGACTTTACAGTGTTGCCGGGCAGCAAGATCGAACTGAAGCTCGAGGGTTTTCAGGGGACCGCGCAGGTCACGCTCGATCTTGACCGGACAGCGGTGAGCATGCCGGTGGTGCCGGTGGCAAAGGTGATCGAGGTGATGAAGCTGAACTAA
- a CDS encoding DoxX family protein, with the protein MTRPVDSGVILIARIALAVLFLWSGVMKVLGYAGFVGYLQSKGVPFVQIAAPIATAVEVLGGLFLILGFKIRPLGLVMAVYTIATAVLGHDFWNITDPALQHDMLIHFWKNVGIAGGFLLLCVTGAGRISIDGARAPRSGLGL; encoded by the coding sequence ATGACGCGTCCCGTCGATTCCGGCGTGATTCTTATCGCACGCATCGCCCTCGCTGTACTGTTCCTGTGGAGCGGGGTGATGAAAGTCCTCGGTTACGCGGGCTTCGTTGGGTACCTGCAATCGAAGGGCGTGCCCTTCGTGCAGATCGCCGCGCCGATCGCCACGGCGGTCGAAGTGCTCGGCGGCCTGTTTCTCATCCTCGGCTTCAAGATCCGTCCGCTCGGTCTCGTGATGGCGGTCTACACGATCGCGACGGCGGTGCTCGGCCACGACTTCTGGAACATCACGGACCCGGCGCTGCAGCACGACATGCTCATCCATTTCTGGAAGAACGTCGGGATTGCCGGCGGCTTTCTGCTGCTGTGCGTGACGGGCGCGGGACGCATCAGCATCGACGGTGCACGGGCGCCACGCAGCGGGCTTGGGCTGTGA
- a CDS encoding S10 family serine carboxypeptidase-like protein has translation MAVALLSGCGGDDKISSPTEKSASPASPASSPAALSDQRYADPNTYSSNPNDSLPSNSAFDQAAVTHHTITLNGKAMNYTATAGHLTAVAPNADKSKPADNEVSFFYVAYTRDNQPLGTRPVTFFWNGGPGSSTIWLHLGSWGPKTFQVDEASFTPDQLQTQPTSFPLVDNDVSMLDDTDLVFVDAPGTGFSEAIAPHKNKDFWGVDQDTKAFRDFIARYIAVNKRQTSPKYLYGESYGGIRTPIVADLLEQAGSPGQGGPALTGVILNSPILSYKTNCDMSGDVSCEGYVPTYGAVAYSKKVATDPLAASSTLPDYVSQMRFYVAQYWAPSLVPYLSLPYKVWDPSTDTSSLPSDVQAVIKTEQTVFSALAAKTGLTTANWALSFNMQPSDFQSDMLTRLGLGSDSSHMDRYNGMVTIPVSATYDAQSYNDLAFQNEITDFLPSFLGYTSKSKYALEPNAPINMWNWKHGTDKSNHPTSLPDLTDALTLDPKLKVVVFHGYHDLACPLHQSELDLGGAGLASTVPIKAFPGGHMIYLTKDSRQPMKQAIDSFFGTASTATVAAR, from the coding sequence GTGGCTGTAGCGTTGCTGAGCGGATGCGGTGGTGACGACAAGATCTCGAGTCCCACCGAAAAAAGCGCATCGCCTGCATCGCCGGCTTCCAGCCCCGCGGCGCTATCCGATCAGCGCTATGCCGATCCCAATACGTACAGCAGCAATCCGAATGACTCGCTTCCATCGAACAGCGCATTCGATCAGGCCGCCGTCACGCATCACACGATCACGCTCAACGGCAAGGCGATGAACTACACGGCAACGGCCGGGCATCTGACTGCCGTCGCGCCCAATGCCGATAAGTCCAAGCCAGCCGACAACGAGGTCTCGTTTTTCTACGTGGCCTATACGCGCGACAACCAGCCGCTCGGCACGCGTCCGGTGACGTTCTTCTGGAATGGCGGCCCGGGGTCGTCAACCATCTGGCTTCATCTGGGCTCGTGGGGGCCGAAGACGTTCCAGGTGGACGAGGCCAGCTTTACGCCGGATCAGTTGCAGACACAGCCCACGAGCTTCCCGCTGGTCGACAACGACGTGAGCATGCTCGACGACACCGATCTGGTTTTTGTCGACGCGCCCGGCACCGGTTTTTCGGAAGCCATCGCGCCGCACAAGAACAAGGACTTCTGGGGCGTGGACCAGGACACCAAAGCGTTCCGCGATTTCATTGCGCGCTACATCGCGGTCAACAAACGGCAGACGTCGCCCAAGTATCTGTACGGCGAATCGTACGGCGGTATCCGTACGCCGATCGTCGCGGATCTGCTCGAGCAGGCGGGAAGTCCAGGGCAAGGCGGGCCGGCTTTGACCGGCGTCATATTGAATTCGCCGATCCTGAGCTACAAGACGAATTGCGATATGTCCGGGGACGTGTCATGCGAAGGGTATGTGCCGACCTACGGCGCGGTTGCGTACTCGAAGAAAGTGGCAACAGATCCTCTTGCGGCCAGTTCGACACTCCCCGACTACGTGAGTCAGATGAGATTCTATGTAGCGCAGTACTGGGCTCCCTCACTGGTGCCATACCTCTCTCTCCCCTACAAAGTGTGGGATCCGTCTACCGACACAAGCTCCCTTCCCAGCGATGTACAAGCTGTGATCAAAACTGAACAGACTGTGTTCAGCGCACTCGCGGCAAAGACGGGTCTCACGACTGCAAACTGGGCCTTGAGCTTCAATATGCAACCCAGCGACTTTCAGTCTGACATGCTCACCCGGCTCGGGTTGGGAAGTGATTCCTCGCACATGGATCGCTACAACGGCATGGTCACCATTCCTGTGAGCGCGACATACGATGCGCAAAGCTATAACGATCTCGCGTTCCAGAACGAAATCACTGATTTCCTGCCGAGTTTCCTCGGGTACACGAGCAAGTCGAAATACGCTTTGGAGCCGAACGCCCCCATAAACATGTGGAACTGGAAGCACGGAACAGACAAGTCCAATCACCCCACCTCACTCCCCGATCTGACCGACGCACTGACGCTCGATCCAAAGCTGAAGGTGGTGGTGTTCCACGGTTATCACGATCTCGCCTGTCCGCTCCATCAAAGCGAGCTCGATCTGGGCGGCGCCGGTCTGGCTTCGACCGTACCCATCAAGGCATTTCCGGGCGGCCAC
- a CDS encoding DeoR/GlpR family DNA-binding transcription regulator, giving the protein MLKSERLRALADALARQNVMRLRDAATLLGVSEMTVRRDIAASPGHFTYLGGYIVSATDVPNTAGYSLEQEKDHFAQAKADASAFAAQLIGDNETLFIDCGTTLATLARLIPAERHVTVVCYSLNVAEILRRKPNVRMILLGGVYVPSSDSFAGDESLETLRRMGINKAFISAGGVDTERGVTCWNFHEVALKQAAMASAVERHLVVDTSKFGVLKAVRFSQIDDFDSIITEKGQQLRKRK; this is encoded by the coding sequence ATGCTGAAATCCGAACGCCTGCGTGCGCTCGCCGATGCTCTCGCCCGACAGAACGTGATGCGTCTGCGCGATGCCGCGACGCTGCTCGGCGTGTCGGAAATGACGGTGCGCCGCGACATTGCCGCGAGTCCGGGGCATTTCACCTATCTCGGCGGCTACATCGTCAGCGCGACGGATGTGCCGAACACCGCCGGTTATTCACTCGAGCAGGAAAAGGACCACTTCGCGCAGGCGAAGGCCGACGCGTCCGCGTTCGCCGCGCAACTGATCGGCGACAATGAGACGCTGTTCATCGATTGCGGCACGACGCTCGCTACGCTCGCGCGGCTGATTCCCGCCGAGCGGCACGTGACGGTGGTCTGCTATTCGCTGAACGTCGCGGAGATTTTGCGGCGCAAGCCCAATGTGCGGATGATCCTGCTCGGCGGCGTGTACGTGCCGTCGTCGGACTCGTTCGCGGGCGATGAAAGTCTGGAGACGCTGCGACGGATGGGGATCAACAAGGCGTTCATCTCGGCGGGCGGCGTGGACACGGAACGCGGCGTGACGTGCTGGAATTTCCACGAAGTTGCGTTGAAGCAGGCGGCGATGGCGAGCGCGGTGGAGCGACACCTCGTCGTCGATACGAGCAAGTTCGGCGTATTGAAGGCGGTGCGGTTTTCGCAGATCGACGATTTCGATTCGATCATTACCGAGAAGGGGCAGCAGCTTCGGAAGAGGAAGTAG